A single region of the Stigmatopora argus isolate UIUO_Sarg chromosome 6, RoL_Sarg_1.0, whole genome shotgun sequence genome encodes:
- the chd5 gene encoding chromodomain-helicase-DNA-binding protein 5 isoform X7, whose translation MPGSLSNEDEARDDMDFDDEMPDEEHVRTALPLASIGSFFSDDDDSLKQQKKKKSKKMKEEKVAKVKKRKKEGGIQMSLDSDQDRGSEVDEEAGRPERGSGSESSVFGPTKKKKKKPREKKERKPKKKKRDEEDDDDDEDDGSMKEPKSSSQLMQEWGLEDVQYGFSEDDYKTITNYKAFSQFLRPLIAKKNPKIPMSKMMTVLGAKWREFSANNPFKGASATAVAAAVAAAVETVTVAPPACVGPLGAQLGPVKKAKTKEGKGPGARKRSKSAKDGKKKVKPKKTKSKSGQSGKKKKASSSEEDFLDESDFDDVGLLGASVLCDPSGAPVAPKKKARRGHKKRKKEDGDGYETDHQDYCEVCQQGGEIILCDTCPRAYHLVCLEPELEKAPEGKWSCPHCEKEGIQWEAKDEEDEDEEEAAGEEEDDHMEFCRVCKDGGELLCCDTCPSSYHIHCLNPPLPEIPNGEWLCPRCMCPPLKGKVQKIMHWMWGEAPLPAEPPPGVDGQPPVDPLSKPPLKGHPEREFLVKWAGLSYWHCSWVSELQLELYHTVMYRNYQRKNDMDEPPPYDYGSGEEELNSDKRKSKDPQYAAMEERFYRYGIKPEWMVIHRVLNHSFDKDGDVHYLIKWRDLPYDQCTWEVDDFDLPEYNNHKVAYWDHREQILGEDQRPPAASKGSQRNDEHPKREIPPDAPIIDPTIKFEHQPWYINATGGTLHPYQLEGLNWLRFSWAQGTDTILADEMGLGKTVQTIVFLYSLYKEGHSKGPFLVSAPLSTIINWEREFEMWAPDFYVLTYTGDKDSRAIIRENEFTYEDSAVKLGRKAFRMKKDTPIKFHVLLTSYELITIDQAILGSIGWACLVVDEAHRLKNNQSKFFRILNGYKIYYKLLLTGTPLQNNLEELFHLLNFLTPDRFNNLEGFLEEFADISKEDQIKKLHDLLGPHMLRRLKADVFKNMPAKTELIVRVELSPMQKKYYKFILTRNFEALNSKGGGNQVSLLNIMMDLKKCCNHPYLFPVAAMEAPVLPNGSYDGSQLVKSSGKLTLLQKMLKKLKDQGHRVLIFSQMTKMLDLLEDFLEFEGYKYERIDGGITGGLRQEAIDRFNAPGAQQFCFLLSTRAGGLGINLASADTVVIYDSDWNPHNDIQAFSRAHRIGQNRKVMIYRFVTRGSVEERITQVAKRKMMLTHLVVRPGLGSKTGSMSKQELDDILKFGTEELFKDEMEAARNMGGEGRRRGGKANSSASFCPPGDAKDGEEGNVIHYDDDAISKLLDRSQDATEDTEIQNMNEYLSSFKVAQYVVKEEDGEEEVEREIIKQEENVDPDYWEKLLRHHYEQQQEDLARNLGKGKRIRKQVNYNDTTQEDQEWQDDVSDNQSEYSAGSEDEDEDFEERPEGGRRHSRRHLRNDKDKPLPPLLARVGGSIEVLGFNARQRKAFLNAIMRWGMPPQDAFTSHWIVRDLRGKSEREFRAYVSLFMRHLCEPGADGAETFADGVPREGLSRQHVLTRIGVMSLVRKKVQEFEHVNGKLSSPDLIPIGMELKKLTESVSSDPNTPLQASPLATRPGTPNPLERTEGPVEDRDVAEPDGKKPSEQDAVKNRQAEATNPRGDEEETRRREEKEGGDGEEAKAAACEEKPGGDDEGDKQEERASGPDSPKNQKQPEKISEGRDADEKAGKPADIKSEDAVAVAAVPDTRLNGDQDPPEDVEEPKKEEKIGFKTKFMFNIADGGFTELHTLWQTEERAALSSGKMAEIWHRRHDYWLLAGIVTHGYARWQDIQNDPRYAILNEPFKTEMHKGNYLEMKNKFLARRFKLLEQALVIEEQLRRAAYLNMSQDPGHPAMALNTRFTEVECLAESHQHLSKESLGGNKPANAVLHKVLNQLEELLSDMKADVTRLPNMLSRIPPVSARLQMSERSILSRLTSRGGEPPPQQAFSQGFACSQMYGSTFGGAFRGAGGQPMVNYSQMPLGPYVSVSNGPPSSHLDKKTFESLRDAATPDLKSSKASDVICIED comes from the exons ATGCCCGGGTCGCTGAGCAATGAAGACGAGGCGCGGGACGACATGGATTTTGACGACGAGATGCCAG ACGAGGAGCACGTGCGAACGGCGCTGCCCCTGGCGTCCATCGGCAGCTTCTTCTCGGACGATGACGACTCCCTCAagcagcagaagaagaagaagagcaagAAAATGAAGGAGGAGAAGGTCGCCAAAGTCAAGAAGCGGAAAAAGGAG GGAGGCATCCAAATGAGCTTGGATAGCGACCAGGACCGAGGGTCCGAAGTGGACGAGGAGGCGGGGCGTCCCGAGCGGGGTTCCGGCAGCGAGAGCAGCGTTTTCGGGCccaccaagaagaagaagaagaagcccagggagaaaaaagagaggaagcccaagaagaaaaaacgagacgaggaggacgacgacgatgacgaagATGACGGGAGCATGAAG GAGCCCAAGTCCTCCAGCCAGTTGATGCAGGAATGGGGCCTGGAGGACGTCCAGTACGGCTTCTCCGAGGACGACTACAAGACCATCACCAACTACAAAGCGTTCAGCCAGTTCCTCAG GCCTCTCATCGCCAAGAAGAACCCCAAGATCCCCATGTCCAAGATGATGACGGTCTTGGGGGCCAAGTGGCGCGAGTTCAGCGCCAACAACCCCTTCAAGGGTGCGTCGGCCACGGCCGTGgcggccgccgtcgccgccgccgtggaAACGGTGACGGTGGCGCCCCCCGCCTGCGTGGGACCACTGGGCGCTCAGCTCGGGCCCGTCAAAAAAGCCAAAACCAAAGAGGGAAAAG GGCCCGGCGCTCGAAAACGAAGCAAAAGCGCGAAAGACGGCAAGAAGAAGGTCAAGCCCAAGAAGACCAAATCCAAGTCGGGCCAAAGcgggaagaaaaagaaagcatCCTCG AGCGAGGAAGACTTCCTGGACGAGTCGGACTTTGACGACGTGGGCCTCCTCGGCGCCTCGGTGCTTTGCGACCCCTCCGGCGCCCCCGTCGCCCCCAAGAAAAAGGCCAGACGCGGGCACAAAAAGAGGAAAA AGGAGGACGGCGACGGCTACGAGACGGACCACCAGGACTACTGCGAGGTGTGCCAGCAGGGCGGCGAGATCATCCTGTGCGATACATGTCCACGGGCGTACCACTTGGTGTGCCTGGAACCCGAGCTGGAGAAGGCCCCTGAGGGGAAATGGAGCTGTCCACACTGT GAGAAGGAGGGCATCCAATGGGAAGCCAAAGACGAAGAAGATGAGGACGAAGAGGAAGCGGCGGGCGAGGAAGAGGATGACCACATGGAGTTTTGCCGAGTGTGCAAGGACGGCGGCGAATTGCTGTGTTGCGACACTTGCCCGTCTTCTTACCACATCCACTGCCTCAACCCGCCATTGCCCGAGATACCCAACGGCGAATGGTTATGTCCACGTTGCATG tgccCACCCTTAAAGGGCAAAGTGCAAAAAATCATGCACTGGATGTGGGGTGAGGCCCCCCTGCCGGCCGAGCCGCCCCCAGGCGTGGACGGACAGCCCCCCGTGGACCCCCTGAGCAAACCGCCCCTCAAGGGCCACCCTGAGAGGGAGTTCTtggtcaagtgggccggacttTCCTACTGGCATTGCTCCTGGGTTAGCGAGCTGCAG TTGGAACTGTACCACACGGTGATGTACCGCAACTACCAGCGTAAAAACGACATGGACGAGCCGCCGCCCTACGACTACGGTTCGGGGGAGGAGGAGCTTAACAGCGATAAGCGCAAAAGCAAAGACCCCCAGTACGCCGCCATGGAGGAGCGCTTCTACAGATACGGGATCAAACCCGAGTGGATGGTCATCCACCGTGTGCTTAACCACAG CTTTGACAAAGATGGCGACGTGCACTACCTGATCAAATGGAGGGACCTCCCTTACGACCAGTGCACTTGGGAAGTGGACGACTTTGACCTCCCAGAATACAACAACCACAAAGTAGCCTACTGGGATCACAG GGAGCAAATCTTAGGGGAGGACCAGCGCCCCCCGGCGGCGTCAAAAGGAAGTCAGCGAAATGACGAGCACCCAAAGAGGGAGATCCCGCCGGACGCCCCCATCATCGAC CCGACCATCAAGTTCGAGCACCAGCCGTGGTACATCAACGCCACGGGAGGGACGCTGCACCCGTACCAGCTGGAGGGTCTCAACTGGTTGCGCTTCTCCTGGGCTCAGGGAACCGACACCATCTTGGCCGACGAGATGGGCCTGGGCAAGACGGTGCAGACCATCGTCTTCCTGTACTCGCTCTACAAAGAG GGTCACTCCAAGGGTCCCTTCCTGGTGAGCGCGCCGCTGTCCACCATCATCAACTGGGAACGCGAGTTTGAAATGTGGGCCCCCGACTTCTACGTGCTGACGTACACGGGGGACAAGGACAGTCGTGCCATCATCCGGGAGAACGAGTTCACCTACGAGGACAGCGCCGTCAAGTTGGGACGCAAAGCCTTTCGCATGAAG AAAGACACGCCCATCAAGTTCCACGTTCTCCTGACGTCCTACGAGTTGATCACCATCGACCAAGCCATCTTGGGATCCATCGGGTGGGCTTGCCTGGTGGTGGACGAAGCCCATAGACTGAAGAACAACCAGTCCAAG TTTTTCAGGATTCTGAATGGCTATAAGATCTACTACAAGTTACTGTTGACCGGAACGCCGCTTCAGAACAACTTGGAGGAGCTCTTCCACCTGCTGAATTTTCTCACCCCGGACCGATTCAA TAACCTGGAGGGTTTCCTGGAGGAGTTTGCAGACATTTCCAAGGAAGACCAGATCAAGAAGCTCCACGACCTGCTGGGCCCGCACATGCTCCGGAGACTCAAGGCCGACGTCTTCAAAAACATGCCGGCCAAGACGGAACTCATCGTGCGGGTGGAACTCAGTCCCATGCAGAA GAAATACTACAAGTTCATCTTGACACGAAACTTTGAGGCTCTCAACTCCAAAGGGGGCGGCAACCAGGTCTCCCTGCTCAACATCATGATGGACCTGAAGAAGTGCTGCAACCACCCCTACCTTTTCCCCGTGGCCGCCATG GAGGCTCCCGTCTTACCCAACGGCTCGTACGATGGCAGCCAACTGGTCAAGTCGTCGGGAAAACTGACCCTGCTGCAGAAGATGCTGAAGAAGCTCAAGGACCAAGGTCACAGGGTTCTCATTTTTTCACAG ATGACGAAAATGTTGGATCTTCTAGAGGACTTTCTAGAGTTTGAGGGTTACAAATACGAGCGCATCGACGGCGGCATCACCGGAGGTCTGAGGCAAGAAGCCATCGACCGCTTCAATG CCCCGGGCGCTCAGCAGTTCTGCTTCCTGCTCTCAACCCGGGCCGGAGGTCTGGGAATCAACCTAGCCAGCGCCGACACCGTCGTCATCTACGACTCGGACTGGAATCCTCACAATGACATCCAA GCTTTTAGCCGAGCGCACCGCATCGGGCAGAACCGGAAGGTGATGATTTACCGCTTCGTGACGCGGGGATCGGTGGAGGAGAGGATTACCCAAGTGGCCAAGAGGAAGATGATGCTCACCCACTTGGTGGTCCGGCCCGGCCTGGGTTCCAAGACGGGGTCCATGTCCAAGCAGGAGCTGGACGACATCCTCAAGTTCGGGACGGAGGAGCTGTTCAAGGACGAGATGGAGGCCGCTCGCAACATGGGCGGTGAGGGACGCCGGAGAGGCGGAAAAGCCAACTCCTCGGCGTCCTTCTGTCCGCCAGGCGACGCCAAAGACGGCGAGGAAGGCAACGTGATCCACTACGACGACGACGCCATCTCCAAACTGCTGGACCGTAGCCAAGACGCCACGGAAGACACGGAGATCCAGAACATGAACGAGTACCTCAGCTCCTTCAAGGTGGCCCAGTACGTGGTCAAGGAGGAGGACGGAGAG GAAGAAGTGGAGCGCGAGATCATCAAGCAGGAGGAGAACGTGGACCCGGACTATTGGGAGAAGCTTCTGCGACACCACTACGAGCAGCAGCAGGAGGATTTGGCGCGAAACCTGGGCAAGGGCAAGCGGATCCGCAAGCAAGTCAACTACAACGACACCACCCAGGAGGACCAAG AGTGGCAGGACGATGTTTCAGACAACCAGTCGGAGTACTCGGCGGGGTccgaggacgaggacgaagacTTCGAGGAGCGACCGGAAG GTGGGCGTCGACATTCGCGCCGCCATCTGAGGAACGACAAAGATAAGCCCTTGCCCCCCCTATTGGCCAGAGTTGGCGGCAGCATCGAG GTGCTCGGGTTCAACGCCCGGCAGAGGAAAGCCTTCCTGAATGCCATCATGCGCTGGGGCATGCCCCCCCAGGACGCCTTCACGTCCCACTGGATCGTGCGAGACCTCCGAGGGAAGAGCGAGCGCGAGTTCAG GGCCTACGTGTCGCTGTTCATGAGACATCTGTGCGAACCGGGCGCCGATGGAGCCGAGACGTTCGCCGACGGCGTGCCACGGGAGGGGCTGTCGCGCCAGCACGTGCTCACCAGAATCGGGGTCATGTCGCTGGTCAGGAAAAAG GTGCAAGAGTTCGAGCATGTGAATGGAAAGCTGAGCTCGCCGGACTTGATCCCCATCGGCATGGAGCTCAAGAAGCTGACCGAAAGCGTCTCGTCGGACCCCAACACCCCGCTGCAGGCCAGCCCGCTGGCCACGCGGCCCGGAACCCCAAACCCGCTCG AGAGGACCGAGGGTCCCGTGGAGGACCGAGACGTGGCCGAACCAGACGGCAAGAAGCCGTCGGAGCAGGACGCCGTTAAGAACCGACAGGCGGAAGCGACGAACCCGCGGGGAGACGAAGAGGAAACGCGCCGACGGGAGGAGAAGGAAGGGGGCGACGGCGAGGAGGCCAAGGCTGCGGCGTGCGAGGAGAAACCCGGAGGGGACGACGAGGGGGACAAACAGGAAGAGAGGGCGAGTGGGCCGGACTCGCCCAAAAACCAGAAGCAGCCCGAGAAGATCTCAGAAGGACGGGACGCCGATGAGAAGGCCGGCAAACCAG CTGATATTAAAAGCGAAGACGCTGTCGCCGTTGCCGCCGTCCCGGACACCCGACTAAATGGCGATCAAGACCCGCCGGAAGATGTGGAGGAGCCCAAAAAGGAGGAGAAGATCGGGTTCAAAACCAAGTTCATGTTCAACATTGCCGACGGCGGCTTCACAG AGTTACACACGCTTTGGCAGACGGAGGAACGAGCGGCGCTGTCGTCCGGCAAGATGGCGGAGATCTGGCACCGCCGCCACGACTACTGGCTTCTGGCGGGGATCGTCAC TCACGGCTACGCGCGTTGGCAGGACATTCAAAACGACCCGCGCTACGCCATCCTCAACGAGCCCTTCAAGACGGAGATGCACAAAGGCAACTATTTGGAGATGAAGAACAAGTTCCTGGCCAGACGCTTCAAG TTACTGGAGCAGGCGCTGGTCATCGAGGAGCAGCTCCGGCGCGCCGCCTACCTCAACATGAGTCAGGATCCCGGGCACCCTGCCATGGCGCTCAACACCCGCTTCACCGAGGTGGAGTGCCTGGCCGAGTCCCACCAGCACCTCTCCAAAGAGTCGCTGGGCGGCAACAAGCCCGCCAACGCCGTCCTGCATAAAG TGCTGAACCAATTGGAGGAACTCCTCAGCGACATGAAGGCCGACGTGACGCGGCTCCCCAACATGCTGTCGCGGATCCCGCCCGTGTCGGCCCGCCTGCAGATGTCCGAGCGCAGCATTTTGAGCCGACTCACCAGTCGGGGTGGCGAACCTCCGCCCCAGCAG GCTTTCAGCCAAGGGTTCGCCTGCTCCCAGATGTACGGAAGCACCTTTGGCGGTGCGTTCAGGGGTGCCGGGGGCCAGCCCATGGTCAATTACAGTCAGATGCCTCTGGGGCCGTACGTCAGTG TTTCCAACGGTCCCCCCAGCAGCCACCTGGACAAGAAGACCTTCGAGTCCCTGCGAGACGCGGCCACGCCAGACCTCAAGTCCTCAAAGGCCAGCGACGTGATCTGCATCGAGGACTGA